Within Gemmatimonadota bacterium, the genomic segment CTTACGACCGGCTTCGGGATCGACCCGGACAAGGCCTATCCCCAACTGATCCAGGAGAAGATCGACGGGCTCGGCTGGTCCGTCAGGGTAATCAATGGAGGGGTGGGCGGGGAAACATCGGCGGGCGGCTTGAGCCGCATCGACTGGGTGCTTCAGAACCGGGTGGACGTATTTGTCCTCGAGCTAGGCGGGAACGACGGGCTGCGTGGCGTGGATCCCCGGACCACGCGACGGAATCTGAGAGCGATCATCCGCCGCGTCCGCGACCGGTACCCCGAGGCGAAGATCATCCTCGCCGGCATGCAGGCGCCCCCCAATATGGGACAGCGCTTTGTGACCGAATTCAGGGAGATGTACCCGGCACTGGCGGAATCGGAGCGTGTTTCACTGATTCCCTTCATACTCGAAGGTGTCGGCGGTATACCGGAACTGAACCTGCCCGACGGAATTCACCCGACGGCCGAAGGGCACGCCATCATGGCGGAGAACGTATGGAAGGTCCTGAAGCCTGTCCTCGAAGACCTCCGTCCCTGACCCGTTCAGACCTCCGCGCGAAGCACTTCAAGCGGGGACTGCTTGTAGATACCGGCGCTTGCGGCCATGCCCACCAGGATGGTGATTGACGCGATCCCGCCGACCACGGCCAACACGGGGATGAAGGCCGGCACGTAGGAGATGTTGAAGACGAAAACAGCCAGGATCCACGTGGCGGCAAAGGCCAGGACAACTCCCGTCAATGCACCGATAACGCCCAGGAACAGGTACTCGATCGTCATGATCTTCAAAACCTGGTTCCGTGAGCCGCCGAGGGTCTTCAGCAGAACGCTCTCCTGCATCCGCTGCAGCCGGCTGTTGGTCACGACGCCCACCAGGACGATTACCCCCGTGAATACGCTGAACAACGCCATGAAGCGGACGATGAGGGACACCTTGCCGAGGATGTCGTTCAGCGTGCCCAAGATGAGGCTCAGGTCGATCATGGATACGTTGGGAAACCGGCTCACCGTTTCCTGCTGAAAGCGCGCGGACGTCTGCGGATCGTCGATACGCGTCACGACCACGTGGAACTGGGGCGCCTCTTCCAGTACGCCTTCCGGGAAGACCACGAAGAAGTTGGGCTGCACCCGCTGCCAGTCTACGGCCCTCACGCTCCCCACCGTGGTTTTCACCGGTACGCCCTGTACGTCGAACACCACCTCGTCGCCGATTCCCAGCTTGAGCCGATCGGCGATGCCCTTTTCCATGGATACGAGTATGGAATCGTTCCCGGCTTCGACGCGGGGCTGCAACGACCCTTCGAGGAGCGTTTCCGCATCTTCCAGGTGGCCCCGGTAGGTCGAACGGTATTCCCGGCGCAGCGCCCAGCGCGGCGCCCGTTCCGTGGAATCCGACATCACCTCCGCGATCGTCCGCCCCTTCAGACCCGCCAACCGCATGCTTACCACGGGCGTCTGCTGCATGACCGGCAGCTCGTTGCGTCGCATCGACGCCAGGATGTCCTCCCGCTGGCCGGGTTGTATGTCGAAGAGGACCAGGTTGGACTGCCTGTCCCCGCCGACCTGGGTAATGTGTCCCACGAGGGAGAACTGCAGGAGGTACAGCGTCGTGATCAGGAAGGCGCCCAGCCCGAGGGCGACGACCATGGTAACGGTCTGGTTGTCCGGCCGGAAGAGATTGGCCAGTCCCTGCCGCCAGACATAGGGCCACGTAGCCGGTACGAGGCGGCGGGCCAGCGAAATAAGGCC encodes:
- a CDS encoding arylesterase, with product MLIPLLIWLLPFATADILQDGAGDGPHRTVLFYGNSLTTGFGIDPDKAYPQLIQEKIDGLGWSVRVINGGVGGETSAGGLSRIDWVLQNRVDVFVLELGGNDGLRGVDPRTTRRNLRAIIRRVRDRYPEAKIILAGMQAPPNMGQRFVTEFREMYPALAESERVSLIPFILEGVGGIPELNLPDGIHPTAEGHAIMAENVWKVLKPVLEDLRP